A region from the Planktothrix sp. FACHB-1365 genome encodes:
- a CDS encoding dCMP deaminase family protein, whose amino-acid sequence MENSPETYQPPLRPTWDEYFMMMAKLVATRSTCLVFPVGAVIVKDRQILATGYNGSPSGSIHCTTQGYCYPGLSTCDASPVLPSRAVHAEANAIAQAAKHGISCGGASIYVTLEPCISCLKLIISTGIKEVFYETIFNSGEKAMVRDLYINDGLVTLKQIYLSEEITQKGASFLLNPTSVSTMVKGGQ is encoded by the coding sequence ATGGAAAATTCACCTGAAACCTATCAACCGCCTCTGCGACCGACTTGGGATGAGTATTTTATGATGATGGCTAAACTGGTCGCCACGCGCTCGACCTGTTTAGTGTTTCCGGTGGGTGCAGTCATTGTTAAAGATCGACAAATCCTTGCTACGGGTTACAATGGTTCGCCCTCCGGTTCCATTCATTGCACGACTCAGGGCTATTGTTATCCAGGGTTAAGTACCTGTGATGCCAGTCCCGTTTTACCCTCTCGTGCGGTTCATGCTGAAGCCAATGCGATCGCTCAAGCGGCTAAACATGGGATTAGTTGTGGGGGAGCGAGTATTTATGTTACTTTAGAACCCTGTATTTCCTGTTTAAAATTAATTATTTCTACAGGAATTAAAGAAGTCTTTTATGAGACTATTTTTAATAGTGGGGAAAAGGCAATGGTACGAGATTTATATATTAATGATGGCTTAGTGACATTAAAACAGATTTATCTTTCTGAAGAAATTACTCAAAAGGGAGCCTCATTTTTATTAAATCCAACTTCAGTTTCGACAATGGTTAAAGGGGGACAATAG
- a CDS encoding ParM/StbA family protein → MQGGNKQPGQPAAAAAAASMLNRQTTPTSGKKTILSLDLGRTSTKACTSRNPNEVVFIPSNIKALTVDTARGGGFESKNTDPLLDIWVEYQGMGYAVGQLAADFGAALFKDGSDSPSKVDDALIKLFACVGYFKLQGDIDVVLGLPFYSQAQFEQEKEHITRLLSGKHGMFYRGEQIEITVTTVRVMPEGYGSLIWLEAQGGQNVPNFADLSVAIVDVGHQTTDFLTVDRFRFARGVSQSDTFAMGKFYEEVASKIEGADSQSLYLLEAVHKPAGERLYRPRGAVKPFNLDEIIPDLRKNFARDLCDRVVRWLPERVTDVVVTGGGGEFFWEDLQPLLKNAGLRAHLVQPSRKSNALGQFVYGEAQLTRR, encoded by the coding sequence ATGCAAGGTGGTAATAAACAGCCCGGACAACCCGCAGCCGCAGCCGCAGCTGCTTCAATGCTGAATCGGCAAACAACGCCGACAAGCGGCAAAAAAACGATTTTAAGTCTTGATTTAGGGCGGACATCAACGAAAGCCTGTACCAGTCGTAATCCGAATGAAGTCGTTTTCATTCCTTCTAATATCAAAGCCCTAACGGTGGATACCGCTAGAGGCGGTGGCTTTGAGTCCAAAAATACCGATCCCCTGCTCGATATTTGGGTAGAATATCAAGGCATGGGTTATGCGGTCGGTCAATTGGCGGCTGACTTTGGAGCAGCATTATTTAAAGATGGTTCCGATTCTCCTTCCAAAGTTGATGATGCTTTAATTAAACTTTTTGCTTGTGTCGGCTACTTCAAGCTACAAGGTGATATTGATGTTGTGCTAGGGCTGCCCTTCTATTCTCAAGCCCAATTTGAGCAAGAGAAAGAACATATCACTCGGTTACTGAGTGGAAAGCACGGAATGTTTTATCGGGGTGAGCAGATCGAAATTACGGTTACTACTGTTCGCGTTATGCCCGAAGGCTATGGCAGCTTGATTTGGCTGGAAGCCCAAGGCGGCCAGAACGTCCCCAATTTTGCCGATCTGTCTGTTGCCATTGTGGATGTGGGTCATCAAACCACTGATTTCTTAACGGTTGATCGGTTCCGGTTTGCCAGAGGGGTTTCTCAAAGTGATACCTTTGCAATGGGTAAATTTTATGAAGAAGTGGCGAGTAAAATTGAAGGGGCCGATAGTCAGTCTCTGTATTTACTCGAAGCCGTTCACAAACCCGCCGGAGAACGCTTATATCGTCCTCGTGGAGCAGTCAAACCGTTTAATTTAGATGAGATTATCCCCGACTTACGGAAGAATTTTGCCCGTGATTTATGCGATCGCGTTGTCCGATGGCTACCTGAACGGGTGACGGATGTTGTTGTCACCGGAGGGGGTGGGGAATTTTTCTGGGAAGACCTGCAACCCCTACTGAAAAACGCAGGTCTGAGAGCACATTTGGTGCAACCTTCCCGTAAATCTAATGCTTTAGGGCAGTTTGTCTATGGTGAAGCTCAGTTAACCCGACGTTAA
- a CDS encoding HD domain-containing protein: MLSDKFTEALVYAAQLHATQIRKGSGVPYIAHLLGVASIALEYGANESEAIAALLHDAIEDQGGAKIRDEIQHHFGETVAAIVEGCTDTDISPKPPWRERKQAYIAHIPHTSPSVRLVSAADKLYNAQSILKDYRQLGEDLWQRFTGKKEGTLWYYRTLVDAFRQVESTPLVEELDRVVSELEQLVKQDH; the protein is encoded by the coding sequence ATGCTTTCCGACAAATTTACCGAAGCCTTAGTTTATGCAGCGCAACTCCACGCCACCCAAATTCGTAAAGGTTCAGGAGTGCCTTATATTGCTCATCTGTTAGGAGTTGCCAGTATTGCCTTAGAATATGGGGCTAACGAATCAGAAGCGATCGCAGCCCTGTTACATGATGCCATAGAAGACCAAGGAGGAGCTAAAATTCGAGACGAAATTCAACACCATTTTGGGGAAACCGTCGCGGCAATTGTTGAAGGGTGTACCGATACTGATATTAGCCCTAAACCGCCTTGGAGAGAAAGAAAACAAGCTTATATTGCCCATATTCCCCACACTTCCCCTTCGGTGCGGTTAGTTTCTGCGGCGGATAAACTGTATAATGCTCAATCGATTTTAAAAGATTATCGTCAACTGGGAGAGGATTTATGGCAAAGATTTACAGGCAAAAAAGAAGGAACTCTATGGTACTATCGAACCTTAGTTGATGCTTTTCGTCAAGTAGAATCAACACCTTTAGTTGAAGAATTAGATCGGGTTGTTTCTGAACTGGAACAGTTAGTGAAACAAGATCATTAA
- a CDS encoding ABC transporter ATP-binding protein: MANVRLENITRRYHTTLAIEEINFEVPDGEFWVLVGPSGCGKSTILRTIAGLETATSGNVYIDNTLVNEIPARKRDVAMVFQNYALYPHLSVAENLAFGLKMRGVNAKKTQEIILKVAQSLSIEHLLNRKPKQLSGGQQQRVALGRAIAREPKVFLLDEPLSNLDAQLRDDTRAELKQLHQRLGITTIYVTHDQVEAMTLADKLVILHQGKIQQIGVPQMVYSRPKNRMVATFLGNPPMNILPITYRNSLFWIGNQSLTCPSAIREKLQPQEGQKFDLGIRPEHIQFITSENVIDDLQQDVWAFEKVPLDVEVSVVEPLGRETLVRADIPQTDQYFIQFQVPIHHRLHPGDRLTIKLDLNQILIFNATTGDTLYP, from the coding sequence ATGGCAAATGTTCGTTTAGAAAATATTACCCGACGTTATCATACCACCCTTGCAATTGAAGAGATTAATTTTGAAGTTCCCGATGGAGAATTCTGGGTATTAGTAGGGCCATCGGGTTGTGGAAAATCAACAATTTTAAGAACCATTGCTGGGTTAGAAACAGCCACTTCTGGCAATGTTTATATTGATAATACCTTAGTGAATGAGATTCCAGCGCGTAAACGAGATGTGGCGATGGTATTTCAAAATTATGCCCTTTATCCCCATCTCAGCGTGGCTGAAAATTTAGCCTTTGGCTTAAAAATGCGGGGAGTTAATGCTAAAAAAACGCAAGAAATCATTCTAAAAGTAGCTCAATCTCTTTCCATTGAACATTTATTAAATCGTAAACCCAAACAACTTTCAGGCGGACAACAACAACGGGTTGCTTTAGGACGAGCGATCGCCCGTGAACCAAAAGTTTTCCTATTAGATGAACCCTTATCAAACTTAGATGCTCAACTGCGAGATGATACCCGTGCCGAACTTAAACAACTGCATCAGCGCTTAGGAATTACAACCATTTATGTTACCCATGATCAAGTAGAGGCGATGACGTTAGCCGATAAACTGGTAATTCTCCATCAAGGAAAAATTCAACAAATCGGTGTTCCTCAAATGGTTTATTCTCGTCCTAAAAATCGGATGGTTGCCACTTTTTTAGGTAATCCTCCCATGAATATTTTACCAATTACATACAGAAATAGTTTATTTTGGATTGGAAATCAATCCTTAACTTGTCCGAGCGCAATTCGAGAAAAATTACAACCCCAGGAAGGTCAAAAATTTGATTTGGGTATTCGTCCTGAACATATTCAATTCATCACTTCCGAGAATGTTATTGATGATTTACAACAAGATGTTTGGGCCTTTGAAAAAGTCCCCCTGGATGTGGAAGTTAGTGTTGTCGAACCCTTGGGCCGAGAAACATTAGTTCGCGCCGATATCCCCCAAACCGATCAATATTTTATTCAATTTCAAGTCCCTATTCACCATCGCCTTCATCCCGGCGATCGCTTAACCATCAAACTAGATTTGAATCAGATTTTAATCTTTAATGCCACAACAGGCGATACTCTCTATCCTTAA
- a CDS encoding adenylate kinase yields the protein MRLVILGGPGAGKGTQAKLLCSYLGIPCLDIGQILRQKIRAQTELGRQAKPFVEQGELVPDEMMIQFVRQQLLEPDVAKGWLLDGYPRTAFQAEELDFLLEDLDQRLNWVIYLNVPEKVLKNRSLERSRADDQLGIIERRIELFYQRTIPILEYYEPRGHLLDVNGEQPPEQIYQEICQRLSVDG from the coding sequence GTGAGACTGGTAATTCTAGGGGGGCCGGGAGCCGGAAAGGGAACTCAAGCCAAACTGCTATGCAGCTATTTGGGTATTCCTTGCTTAGATATCGGTCAGATTTTGAGACAAAAGATCAGGGCTCAGACAGAATTAGGCCGACAAGCTAAACCCTTTGTTGAACAAGGGGAATTAGTTCCCGATGAAATGATGATTCAATTTGTCCGTCAACAATTGTTAGAGCCTGATGTAGCAAAGGGTTGGCTTTTGGATGGTTATCCTCGCACAGCATTTCAGGCGGAAGAATTAGATTTTTTATTAGAAGATTTAGACCAACGGTTAAATTGGGTCATTTATTTGAATGTTCCAGAAAAAGTGTTAAAAAACCGTTCTTTAGAGCGATCGCGTGCGGATGATCAACTGGGAATTATTGAGCGCCGAATTGAATTATTTTATCAACGGACTATTCCGATTTTAGAATATTATGAACCTAGAGGTCATCTTTTAGATGTGAATGGGGAGCAACCCCCCGAACAAATTTATCAAGAGATTTGTCAACGTCTGAGTGTTGACGGTTGA
- the thyX gene encoding FAD-dependent thymidylate synthase — translation MDRFRVEVIAKTPFPQQVIYAAMHQDYSDQFVVEERESWPSEEKAGEVIVKRLLAGERGHYGPLEHCQIVFNCGYFPHSVMQQARTHRIGISFDCQSYRYTSGKVLAVAEGKGDIEDAFYLRPVGYYSDRQGKKYYYSPEQRQQDLNWCLEAAKRYKIDLENGMSEEHARGKVPFDYRQHFVVSFTLRALLHFLDLRFKKDAQLEIQKLCDLMWPHVEEWVPDIAKWYEHTRLGKARLAP, via the coding sequence ATGGATCGATTTCGTGTAGAAGTAATTGCTAAAACTCCTTTTCCTCAGCAGGTGATTTATGCTGCAATGCACCAAGATTATAGCGATCAGTTTGTTGTTGAGGAAAGAGAATCTTGGCCGTCTGAAGAAAAAGCTGGGGAAGTCATTGTTAAGCGTTTATTAGCGGGTGAACGGGGACATTATGGGCCATTAGAACACTGCCAAATTGTGTTTAATTGTGGTTATTTTCCCCATAGTGTGATGCAGCAAGCGAGAACTCACAGGATAGGTATCAGTTTTGATTGTCAATCGTACCGCTATACTTCGGGAAAAGTATTAGCCGTTGCTGAAGGAAAAGGGGATATTGAAGACGCTTTTTATTTACGTCCTGTGGGTTATTATAGCGATCGCCAAGGGAAAAAATATTATTATTCTCCTGAACAACGTCAACAGGATTTAAACTGGTGTTTGGAAGCGGCAAAACGCTATAAAATTGATCTTGAAAATGGAATGTCGGAAGAACACGCACGGGGAAAAGTTCCCTTTGATTATCGTCAACATTTTGTTGTCAGTTTTACCTTAAGGGCATTATTACATTTTCTGGATTTACGCTTTAAAAAAGATGCACAATTAGAAATCCAAAAACTCTGCGATTTAATGTGGCCCCATGTTGAAGAATGGGTTCCTGATATTGCTAAATGGTATGAACACACTCGACTCGGAAAAGCTCGACTTGCACCGTAA
- a CDS encoding aminopeptidase P N-terminal domain-containing protein, translating into MITQAEYRQRREQLMANIKQGTAIFRSSPMAVMHNDVEYNFRQDSDFFYLTGFNEPNAVAVLAPHHEEHRFVLFVQPKDPEKETWSGYITGVEKAKELYGADEVYPINELDEKLPQYLKKAERIYYRLGRDEKFNETILKHWQKLLRVYPKHGTGPIAIEDVCTILHPMRLIKSEAELELMRKATEISVKAHNHALEFAQPGRYEYEIQAEIEHIFGLNGGTIAYPSIVASGKNACILHYVENNCQMQDNDLLLIDAGCCYQYYNGDITRTFPVGGKFTPEQKIIYELVLKAQLAAIEQVKPGNPYKNIHDTAVRVLVEGLMDLGLLVGDIEEIIKEEKYKPFYMHRTGHWLGLDVHDVGVYQWGENPQPLQPGQILTIEPGLYISPHIKPVEGQPEVPECWRGIGVRIEDDVLVTSEGYEVLTAGVPKSVEAMEG; encoded by the coding sequence ATGATAACTCAAGCAGAATATCGGCAACGACGGGAACAATTAATGGCGAATATTAAGCAGGGAACCGCTATTTTTAGAAGTTCACCGATGGCTGTGATGCACAATGATGTTGAATATAATTTTCGCCAAGATAGTGATTTTTTCTATTTAACCGGGTTTAATGAACCCAATGCGGTTGCAGTTTTAGCCCCCCATCATGAAGAACATCGATTTGTTTTATTTGTGCAACCGAAAGACCCGGAAAAAGAAACTTGGTCAGGTTATATTACCGGAGTTGAAAAAGCCAAAGAACTGTATGGGGCGGATGAAGTTTATCCTATTAATGAATTAGATGAAAAATTACCCCAATATTTAAAAAAAGCCGAACGGATTTATTATCGTTTAGGACGGGATGAAAAATTCAATGAAACGATTTTAAAACATTGGCAAAAATTATTAAGAGTATATCCTAAACATGGCACGGGGCCAATTGCAATTGAGGATGTTTGTACAATTTTACATCCCATGCGCTTAATTAAAAGTGAAGCGGAATTGGAGTTAATGCGGAAAGCCACAGAAATATCGGTAAAAGCCCATAACCACGCTTTAGAATTTGCTCAACCCGGACGATATGAATATGAAATTCAAGCGGAAATTGAACATATTTTTGGCTTAAATGGGGGAACAATTGCCTATCCTTCTATTGTTGCGTCGGGGAAAAATGCTTGTATTTTGCATTATGTGGAAAACAATTGTCAAATGCAAGACAATGATTTATTATTAATTGATGCCGGATGTTGTTATCAATATTATAATGGAGATATTACTCGCACTTTCCCAGTGGGGGGGAAATTTACACCAGAACAAAAGATTATTTATGAACTGGTTTTAAAGGCGCAATTAGCTGCTATTGAACAAGTTAAACCTGGAAATCCCTATAAAAATATTCATGATACAGCCGTGCGGGTTTTAGTGGAAGGCTTAATGGATTTAGGGTTATTAGTAGGGGATATTGAGGAGATTATTAAGGAAGAAAAATATAAACCGTTTTATATGCACCGCACCGGACATTGGTTAGGGTTAGATGTCCATGATGTGGGGGTGTATCAATGGGGTGAAAATCCCCAACCTTTACAACCCGGACAAATTTTAACTATTGAACCCGGACTTTATATTTCTCCTCATATTAAACCTGTTGAAGGACAACCGGAAGTCCCCGAATGTTGGCGAGGAATTGGGGTGAGAATTGAGGATGATGTATTAGTAACTTCTGAAGGGTATGAGGTGTTAACCGCAGGGGTTCCTAAGTCGGTGGAAGCAATGGAAGGATAA
- the dut gene encoding dUTP diphosphatase — translation MQLKILKLKEEAILPQYAHIGDAGLDLFSIVNTTIEPGESQLIPTGIAIELPLGTEAQIRPRSGLALKHQITVLNTPGTIDAGYRGEIGVILINHGKTSFNITKGMKIAQMVIAPVLQVEIQEVQQLSDTTRRDNGFGSTGLTSAKLN, via the coding sequence ATGCAATTGAAAATCTTAAAACTGAAAGAAGAAGCGATTTTACCTCAATATGCTCATATTGGGGATGCTGGATTAGATTTATTTTCCATAGTTAATACAACAATTGAACCCGGAGAAAGTCAATTAATTCCCACTGGAATTGCGATTGAATTACCATTAGGAACAGAAGCCCAAATTCGTCCCAGAAGTGGGTTAGCCTTGAAACATCAAATCACTGTTTTGAATACCCCTGGAACCATTGATGCGGGATATCGGGGAGAAATTGGAGTGATTTTGATCAATCATGGTAAAACATCCTTTAATATTACTAAAGGAATGAAAATCGCTCAAATGGTAATTGCACCTGTTTTGCAGGTTGAGATTCAAGAAGTTCAACAGTTAAGTGATACCACAAGACGCGATAATGGATTTGGGTCTACGGGATTAACATCCGCAAAACTCAACTAA
- a CDS encoding ArsA-related P-loop ATPase, producing the protein MFNFNTLSLVLFRGKGGVGKTTLSCGFALQWTKEFPDEQILLLSTDPAHSLGDILQIPVTDKAEIAENLSNLKVRALDGEKLR; encoded by the coding sequence ATGTTTAATTTCAACACCCTTAGTCTAGTATTATTCCGTGGAAAAGGGGGTGTGGGAAAAACCACCCTTTCCTGTGGGTTTGCCCTACAATGGACTAAAGAATTTCCTGATGAACAAATCTTACTCCTTTCGACAGATCCCGCCCATTCCTTGGGGGATATTTTACAAATTCCCGTTACAGATAAAGCTGAGATTGCTGAAAATTTATCCAATTTAAAAGTTAGAGCATTAGATGGGGAAAAATTAAGATGA
- the rph gene encoding ribonuclease PH, with product MMWKRPDHREPNQLRPVSFERNFTRFSPGSVLAKSGDTKVLCSVSIEPGVPKFLQNTGQGWLTAEYRMLPGATPQRQPREFLKLSGRTQEIQRLIGRSLRAALDLKALGEYTITVDTDVIQADAGTRTTAITGGFVALVDALNSLIQKGQLQQLPICHQIAAISVGLLEGEPYLDLNYIEDVAADIDFNLVMTEELEIIELQGTAELGSFSREQLDKILNFAELGIQELLKAQRQILGEFILLKSGES from the coding sequence ATTATGTGGAAACGTCCTGATCATAGAGAACCGAATCAACTCCGTCCTGTGAGTTTTGAACGAAATTTTACTCGCTTTTCCCCGGGCTCTGTTTTAGCGAAAAGTGGAGATACAAAAGTTTTATGTAGTGTTAGTATTGAACCGGGAGTCCCTAAATTTTTACAGAATACAGGACAAGGATGGTTAACAGCAGAATATCGAATGTTACCCGGAGCAACTCCACAACGTCAACCGAGAGAATTTTTAAAATTATCAGGACGAACCCAAGAAATTCAACGATTAATTGGACGGAGTTTAAGAGCCGCACTTGATTTAAAAGCATTAGGAGAATATACCATTACTGTTGATACGGATGTCATTCAAGCCGATGCTGGAACGCGAACTACGGCTATTACGGGGGGTTTTGTAGCGTTAGTAGATGCCTTAAATTCATTGATTCAAAAAGGGCAACTTCAACAATTACCGATTTGTCATCAAATTGCAGCGATTTCTGTGGGGTTATTGGAAGGGGAACCTTATTTGGATTTGAATTATATTGAGGATGTGGCTGCTGACATCGATTTTAATTTAGTGATGACGGAAGAATTAGAAATTATTGAACTGCAAGGAACGGCTGAATTAGGAAGTTTTAGTCGAGAACAATTAGATAAAATTTTGAATTTTGCAGAATTAGGAATACAAGAATTATTAAAAGCTCAACGTCAAATATTAGGAGAGTTTATCCTCCTAAAAAGTGGGGAATCATAA
- a CDS encoding phosphotransferase, whose amino-acid sequence MMLLNQPNLKQDESEIRNQDDIFPISYSTLDVRALISEILSCYSIDTVEKCKFWHRGLSDVYFIKTQTSRYFLRISHQHWRCRAEIEFELELLDFLHNHQIPVAYPLRTTEGKLFIEINAPEGKRYAVLLVNAPGQIAIGDLNISQSLKLGATVGKIHQVAVNFQPSVQRQPLNSDYLLESSFLTIAPYLKNRPLDLNCLADIVFQLKAQLQNLPQNPPFWGICWGDPHSGNAHFTPDDQITLFDFDQCGYGWRAFDIAKFLQVSLQSGLSKKVREAFLVGYEGINPLTELEKSNIQALTQTAHIWAWAISIINAEQFNYSRLDPSYFTRYLQQLKRLHSPDWQ is encoded by the coding sequence ATGATGCTTTTAAATCAACCTAATTTGAAACAGGATGAATCTGAAATTAGGAATCAGGATGATATTTTTCCGATTAGTTACTCTACCCTGGATGTTAGAGCATTAATCAGTGAAATTTTAAGTTGTTATTCCATTGATACCGTTGAAAAATGTAAATTTTGGCATCGAGGTTTAAGTGATGTTTATTTCATAAAAACTCAAACTTCTCGTTATTTTTTAAGAATATCCCATCAACATTGGCGATGTCGAGCAGAAATTGAATTTGAGCTTGAATTGCTAGATTTTTTGCATAATCATCAAATCCCAGTTGCTTATCCCTTAAGAACAACAGAGGGAAAATTATTCATTGAAATTAATGCCCCTGAAGGCAAACGATATGCAGTATTATTAGTTAATGCTCCCGGTCAAATTGCTATTGGAGATTTGAATATCAGCCAAAGTTTAAAATTAGGCGCGACCGTTGGTAAAATTCATCAAGTGGCTGTAAATTTTCAACCTTCAGTTCAACGCCAACCTTTAAATTCTGATTATTTATTAGAGAGTTCCTTCCTAACCATTGCTCCCTATTTAAAAAACAGACCACTGGATTTAAACTGTTTAGCAGACATTGTATTTCAACTCAAAGCTCAATTGCAAAATTTACCTCAAAATCCTCCTTTTTGGGGAATTTGTTGGGGTGATCCCCATAGTGGTAATGCTCATTTTACCCCCGATGATCAAATTACCTTATTTGACTTTGATCAATGTGGATATGGGTGGCGAGCGTTTGATATTGCTAAGTTTTTACAAGTCTCCTTACAGTCGGGACTGAGTAAAAAAGTTCGAGAAGCTTTTTTAGTTGGGTATGAAGGGATTAACCCGTTAACTGAACTGGAAAAAAGCAATATTCAAGCCTTAACTCAAACGGCTCATATTTGGGCTTGGGCGATTAGTATTATTAACGCAGAACAGTTTAACTATAGCCGTTTAGATCCGAGTTATTTTACTCGATATTTACAACAATTAAAACGCTTACATTCCCCAGACTGGCAATAA
- the ftsH2 gene encoding ATP-dependent zinc metalloprotease FtsH2 translates to MKTSWKTILLWTLPALVIGFFVWQGAFATAPADLGRNTASTRMSYGRFLDYLDAGRVTSVELYDGGRTAIVDAIDPQLDNRIQRLRVDLPNNAPELIARLRASQISFDSHPPRNDGALWGLLGNLIFPILLIAGLFFLFRRSNNVPGGPGQAMNFGKSKAKFQMEAKTGVLFDDVAGVEEAKEELQEVVTFLKKPERFTAVGARIPKGVLLVGPPGTGKTLLAKAIAGEAGVPFFSISGSEFVEMFVGVGASRVRDLFKKAKETAPCIVFIDEIDAVGRQRGAGIGGGNDEREQTLNQLLTEMDGFEGNTGIIIIAATNRPDVLDSALLRPGRFDRQITVDAPDIKGRLAVLEVHARNKKISEQVSLEAIARRTPGFTGADLANLLNEAAILTARRRKEGITMLEIDDAVDRVIAGMEGTPLIDGKSKRLIAYHEIGHAIVGTLLKDHDPVQKVTLIPRGQAQGLTWFTPDEDQGLISRSQILARISGALGGRAAEDIIFGDSEVTTGAGGDLQQVAGMARQMVTRYGMSDLGPLSLESQQEVFLGRDFATRTEYSNEIASRIDEQIRIIAEHCYQQACQIIRDNREVIDRLVDLLIEKETIDGDEFRQIVAEYTEVPEKERFAAVL, encoded by the coding sequence ATGAAGACGTCGTGGAAAACAATACTTCTTTGGACTTTACCCGCCTTGGTCATCGGGTTTTTTGTCTGGCAAGGAGCTTTTGCCACTGCCCCCGCAGACTTGGGTAGAAACACCGCCAGCACCCGCATGAGCTATGGTCGTTTCTTAGATTACTTGGATGCTGGTCGTGTCACCAGTGTAGAACTGTATGATGGCGGTCGCACAGCCATTGTGGATGCCATTGATCCTCAACTGGATAACCGCATTCAACGGTTGCGGGTGGACTTACCCAATAATGCCCCAGAATTAATCGCTCGGTTAAGAGCCTCCCAAATTAGTTTTGATAGCCATCCTCCTCGCAATGATGGTGCGTTATGGGGATTGTTAGGAAATTTGATCTTCCCTATTTTATTAATTGCTGGTTTATTCTTCCTCTTCCGTCGGTCTAATAATGTTCCCGGTGGCCCTGGTCAAGCCATGAATTTTGGCAAGTCTAAAGCTAAATTTCAAATGGAAGCCAAAACCGGAGTCTTATTTGATGATGTGGCTGGGGTGGAAGAAGCCAAAGAAGAATTACAAGAAGTGGTCACTTTCCTGAAAAAACCCGAACGCTTTACCGCAGTTGGGGCGAGAATTCCCAAAGGGGTATTATTAGTTGGCCCCCCAGGAACTGGAAAAACCTTATTAGCGAAAGCCATCGCCGGGGAAGCGGGTGTTCCCTTCTTTAGTATCTCCGGTTCGGAATTTGTGGAAATGTTTGTTGGGGTGGGCGCGTCCCGGGTTCGTGACCTGTTTAAGAAAGCCAAAGAAACGGCCCCTTGTATTGTTTTTATTGATGAAATTGATGCTGTCGGTCGTCAACGGGGGGCTGGAATTGGTGGGGGTAACGATGAACGGGAACAAACCCTGAACCAATTATTAACCGAAATGGATGGGTTTGAAGGCAATACCGGAATTATTATTATTGCCGCGACCAACCGTCCTGATGTTCTCGACTCTGCCTTACTGCGTCCGGGTCGTTTTGACCGTCAAATTACCGTTGACGCGCCGGATATTAAAGGTCGTTTAGCGGTGTTGGAAGTTCACGCCCGCAATAAGAAAATTTCTGAGCAAGTCTCCTTAGAAGCCATCGCCCGTCGGACTCCAGGCTTTACCGGGGCTGACTTAGCCAACCTACTGAACGAAGCGGCGATTTTAACCGCCCGTCGTCGCAAAGAAGGCATCACCATGTTAGAAATTGATGATGCAGTTGATCGGGTGATTGCCGGGATGGAGGGAACCCCCTTAATTGATGGCAAGAGCAAACGATTAATTGCTTATCATGAAATTGGTCATGCCATCGTCGGAACCTTACTTAAAGACCATGATCCGGTACAGAAAGTAACCTTAATTCCCAGAGGTCAAGCTCAGGGGTTAACCTGGTTTACCCCCGATGAAGATCAAGGGTTAATTTCTCGTTCTCAAATCCTAGCGCGGATTAGCGGAGCCTTGGGAGGACGGGCGGCTGAAGATATTATTTTCGGAGATTCGGAAGTGACGACGGGTGCAGGAGGCGACTTACAACAGGTTGCAGGCATGGCCCGCCAGATGGTGACTCGTTACGGAATGTCCGATTTAGGGCCGTTGTCGTTAGAATCTCAGCAGGAAGTGTTCTTAGGTCGAGATTTTGCCACTCGCACTGAATATTCTAATGAAATTGCCTCTCGAATTGATGAACAAATTCGGATTATTGCCGAACATTGTTATCAGCAAGCGTGTCAAATTATTCGAGATAATCGGGAAGTGATTGATCGCTTAGTGGATCTTTTAATTGAGAAAGAAACCATTGATGGCGATGAATTCCGGCAAATTGTAGCTGAGTACACAGAAGTTCCTGAAAAAGAACGGTTTGCGGCTGTTCTTTAA